From the Leptolyngbya sp. O-77 genome, one window contains:
- a CDS encoding ferredoxin-thioredoxin reductase variable chain, producing MKAGDRVRVTESVIVYHHPEHRNEPFDLKGQEGEVVGLANTWQGKAISANFPVLVQFTKKFKAHLRETELEIIS from the coding sequence ATGAAGGCTGGCGATCGCGTCCGGGTGACTGAATCAGTCATTGTTTACCACCATCCCGAACATCGCAACGAACCCTTTGACCTCAAAGGGCAGGAAGGTGAAGTTGTCGGACTGGCAAATACTTGGCAGGGCAAAGCCATCAGCGCCAACTTCCCAGTCCTGGTTCAGTTCACCAAAAAATTCAAAGCCCATCTGCGCGAAACGGAGCTAGAAATCATCAGCTAG
- a CDS encoding YdcF family protein codes for MFLFLSKLLPLFIYPVGLACVLMLVALATLWKRPRLAAVSLVLALASLLLGSNLRLSNALTQSLEWQHIPEGELPRAGAIVVLGGSLKPQIPPRPSIDVMEPGDRVLYGAELYRQGKAPLVIMSGGRIYWKGGGPPESTDMAKLAQDLGVPSYAILEDQTSLNTYENAVNVKKILEERGIQQILLVTSAMHMPRSLKIFQKLGIDAIPAPTDFFVSNQELEEVDNSWQATILNVMPDADRLQQTTRALKEYIGLVVYRLRGWL; via the coding sequence ATGTTCCTGTTCCTCTCCAAACTCCTGCCGCTGTTTATTTACCCAGTTGGGCTGGCGTGTGTGCTGATGCTGGTGGCGCTGGCGACGCTGTGGAAGCGGCCGCGGCTGGCCGCAGTGTCTCTGGTGCTGGCGCTGGCTAGCCTGCTCTTGGGCAGCAACCTGCGGCTGTCCAACGCGCTGACACAATCCCTGGAGTGGCAGCATATTCCCGAAGGAGAGTTGCCGCGTGCTGGGGCGATCGTGGTGCTGGGGGGCAGCCTGAAGCCGCAGATTCCGCCGCGCCCGTCGATCGATGTGATGGAGCCGGGCGATCGCGTCTTGTATGGAGCCGAGCTATATCGCCAGGGCAAAGCGCCGTTGGTGATCATGAGCGGCGGGCGAATTTATTGGAAAGGCGGTGGTCCACCCGAATCGACCGACATGGCAAAGCTGGCACAGGATTTGGGTGTTCCCTCCTATGCCATTCTGGAAGACCAGACCTCGCTCAACACCTACGAAAACGCGGTAAATGTGAAAAAAATTCTGGAGGAGCGGGGCATTCAGCAGATCTTGCTGGTCACGTCTGCGATGCACATGCCGCGATCGCTCAAAATTTTCCAAAAGCTGGGCATTGACGCAATCCCTGCGCCCACCGACTTTTTTGTTAGCAACCAGGAACTCGAAGAAGTCGATAATTCCTGGCAGGCCACAATTCTCAACGTTATGCCTGATGCGGATCGCCTTCAGCAAACCACCCGTGCCCTGAAGGAATATATCGGGCTAGTGGTCTACCGACTGCGGGGGTGGCTGTAG